From Chryseobacterium shandongense, the proteins below share one genomic window:
- the cas8a1 gene encoding type I-B CRISPR-associated protein Cas8b1/Cst1, protein MTFVEKINKVLDPYYALFITLGLFGTILISIYKFILSPTDLKVIVQNDDVDYPSEISKEFQSIYSKISPKDSTLIYNGTSVYNFLVTTTDVNVIFPKNWII, encoded by the coding sequence ATGACATTTGTAGAAAAAATCAATAAGGTTTTAGATCCTTATTATGCATTATTTATAACATTAGGTTTGTTCGGAACAATCCTTATATCAATCTATAAATTTATACTTTCTCCAACAGATTTGAAAGTCATAGTACAAAATGATGATGTAGATTACCCTTCCGAAATTTCTAAGGAATTCCAATCTATATACAGCAAAATCAGCCCGAAAGATAGTACTTTGATATATAATGGGACATCTGTATATAATTTTCTTGTTACAACTACCGATGTTAATGTAATCTTCCCCAAAAACTGGATCATTTAA